One Lachnospiraceae bacterium C1.1 genomic region harbors:
- a CDS encoding DUF4255 domain-containing protein, with product MADYTAIFETGNALVEMLRDALTPEPIAKRETISLCSPYESENNFLTVHLLHFEEDRQNGMPRYRTVGQDRMEMEPTLIFAYFMITAHSTAPVQVREADTYRILGAAIQAMSDSPVIDKKYLTGSLAAEGATLFANMENYDMERMQKIWNNPQVPYKASFVVKVSGINIESARSIRISRVVNAEFSVDHKEK from the coding sequence ATGGCGGATTATACAGCTATATTTGAAACGGGCAATGCACTTGTCGAGATGCTGAGGGATGCACTGACCCCTGAACCTATAGCAAAAAGGGAAACGATATCTCTCTGCAGTCCCTATGAAAGCGAAAATAATTTCCTGACAGTGCATCTTCTACATTTTGAAGAAGACAGACAGAACGGGATGCCGCGATACAGGACCGTAGGTCAGGACAGGATGGAAATGGAGCCTACGCTGATTTTTGCATATTTCATGATAACAGCCCATTCCACGGCACCTGTACAGGTGAGGGAAGCAGATACCTACAGGATACTGGGGGCAGCGATACAGGCAATGAGTGATTCACCTGTCATTGATAAGAAATACCTGACCGGCTCGCTCGCTGCCGAGGGGGCAACACTATTTGCAAATATGGAAAACTACGATATGGAGAGGATGCAGAAAATCTGGAATAATCCTCAGGTTCCGTATAAAGCCTCTTTTGTGGTAAAGGTTTCGGGTATCAATATAGAATCTGCACGCTCCATCAGGATAAGCCGAGTAGTGAATGCAGAATTTTCTGTGGACCATAAAGAAAAGTAG
- a CDS encoding DUF4280 domain-containing protein, translating to MGANPLTQGCLCQCTFGSVPFPVPKVTSPNVKICHMGAGIIMDNKPLMFGTCTSPMQPSMAVGTPGPCIAAAQVVAPWAPGSATVKINGMPAAHKNCKLICNFGGVITIKMAPAMNVKIG from the coding sequence ATGGGGGCAAATCCACTTACACAAGGATGCTTATGTCAATGCACGTTTGGTTCGGTACCATTTCCGGTTCCGAAGGTCACATCACCAAATGTAAAGATATGCCATATGGGTGCAGGCATCATCATGGACAATAAACCGCTGATGTTTGGTACCTGTACAAGCCCGATGCAGCCAAGCATGGCTGTAGGAACTCCGGGACCGTGTATTGCGGCGGCTCAGGTCGTAGCACCCTGGGCACCGGGCTCGGCTACGGTAAAGATCAATGGAATGCCGGCGGCACATAAAAACTGCAAGCTTATATGCAATTTCGGCGGCGTGATAACGATAAAGATGGCACCTGCCATGAATGTCAAGATAGGTTGA
- a CDS encoding ATP-binding protein, producing the protein MDLLELEIDDEDIRIDKVDEAYADQEEFLHDIAAEMDHRLYLYYKYHQWVGPKNDMKNMLGLVITRHEFEHNLSKASEERLEEKCDSEEKAELKLYRDVVENRIGLTDSEAFPAVKLVKRFALDYQERAAVFLSFFAENSDKYRKIIAYLQDDVSKGMPGISLISDLFGDEVDIASMRRKFIERSPFLNLFSKEKLQKGTLGLKNEVLFFLNGSEETRNGFKLIKADKSKKLLIRQDIGRRLDAVFETEGTAVFLSGRDGIGRSFMAEAVAAAHDRDCLLADLTYSRSKPEMIEEADTLSRLFDAVLLIKGTEEKTDGETEAPKREVAEAIEKLEPYRTPLFIISEKVLHLHPALSAISIDLEDTDVDERMILFEHYIKGVELADEVSIEETAVKFHFTPLQIKGACDRLRGIYSIEQRPLTADTVSECCYGEVVTRLERLARKVRGKYTWDDIVIPDEIKRLVRQAIAHVRFHHKVYSEWGFNKKLTYGTGLSVLFAGVPGTGKTMCAQIIAHDLKMEIFKVNLSQIVSKYIGETEKNLQEIFAEAKNSNCILFFDECDSLFGKRTNEVKDANDKNANVESAYLLQQIEEYDGVCILATNLLQNIDEAFLRRITFIVHFPFPDADARKEIYRRTFPAGMELSDDIDWDFISRTFELSGGYIKNIVLSAAFLAAEEGSIVSMKHMVNAAVDEMKKNGIVVVRELLQEYADLLE; encoded by the coding sequence ATGGATCTTTTAGAGCTTGAGATTGATGACGAGGATATCCGTATAGATAAAGTTGATGAGGCTTATGCAGATCAGGAAGAGTTTCTTCACGATATCGCAGCCGAAATGGATCACCGTCTATACCTCTATTATAAATATCATCAGTGGGTCGGCCCGAAAAATGACATGAAAAACATGCTCGGGCTTGTCATAACAAGACACGAGTTTGAGCATAATCTTTCAAAGGCTTCTGAAGAAAGGCTGGAAGAAAAGTGTGATTCTGAGGAAAAAGCAGAGCTTAAGCTTTACAGGGACGTTGTCGAAAACCGTATCGGACTGACTGACAGTGAAGCATTTCCGGCAGTGAAGCTTGTAAAGCGGTTCGCACTCGATTATCAGGAAAGAGCGGCGGTATTTTTAAGCTTTTTTGCGGAAAATTCTGATAAATACAGAAAGATCATCGCTTATCTTCAGGATGATGTCTCAAAGGGGATGCCGGGGATATCATTGATATCAGATCTGTTTGGTGACGAAGTTGATATAGCCTCCATGAGAAGGAAATTCATAGAACGTTCCCCTTTCTTAAACCTTTTTTCAAAAGAAAAACTCCAGAAGGGAACGCTCGGACTAAAGAACGAGGTACTGTTTTTCCTTAACGGCAGTGAGGAGACCCGGAACGGTTTTAAACTTATAAAGGCCGATAAAAGTAAAAAGCTCCTTATAAGACAGGATATCGGAAGAAGGCTGGATGCGGTATTTGAAACTGAGGGAACGGCTGTGTTTCTTTCAGGGAGAGACGGGATAGGGCGCAGTTTTATGGCTGAAGCAGTGGCAGCGGCTCATGACAGGGACTGCCTCCTGGCTGACCTGACCTATTCAAGATCCAAGCCGGAAATGATCGAAGAGGCGGATACATTAAGCCGTCTTTTTGACGCAGTCCTCCTGATAAAGGGAACAGAAGAAAAGACAGATGGAGAAACAGAAGCGCCAAAAAGGGAAGTGGCGGAAGCCATTGAAAAGCTGGAGCCGTACAGGACGCCTCTGTTTATCATCTCAGAAAAAGTCCTTCACCTTCATCCTGCTTTATCTGCAATAAGTATTGATCTGGAGGATACAGATGTAGATGAGAGGATGATCCTGTTTGAACATTACATAAAAGGCGTGGAGCTCGCAGATGAGGTTTCCATTGAGGAAACAGCGGTTAAATTCCATTTTACGCCTTTACAGATAAAAGGGGCGTGTGACAGACTGCGCGGAATCTACAGTATAGAGCAGAGACCCCTGACAGCGGATACTGTAAGCGAATGCTGTTACGGGGAAGTGGTCACAAGGCTCGAAAGGCTTGCAAGGAAGGTAAGGGGAAAATACACATGGGATGATATCGTCATTCCGGATGAGATAAAAAGACTGGTGCGGCAGGCGATCGCACATGTGCGTTTCCATCATAAGGTTTACAGCGAATGGGGATTCAATAAAAAGCTGACCTATGGAACAGGTCTTTCAGTCCTTTTTGCCGGGGTACCGGGAACCGGAAAAACCATGTGTGCGCAGATAATAGCCCATGATCTGAAGATGGAGATTTTTAAGGTCAATCTGTCCCAGATCGTGAGCAAGTATATAGGTGAAACTGAAAAGAACCTGCAGGAAATATTTGCAGAGGCGAAAAATTCAAACTGTATCCTGTTCTTTGACGAATGTGATTCGCTTTTTGGAAAGAGAACCAATGAAGTCAAGGATGCAAATGATAAAAATGCAAATGTGGAAAGTGCCTATCTTTTACAGCAGATAGAGGAGTATGACGGGGTATGTATCCTTGCGACAAATCTGCTGCAGAACATTGATGAGGCATTTTTAAGGCGGATCACGTTTATAGTCCATTTTCCTTTCCCTGATGCAGATGCAAGGAAAGAAATATACAGAAGGACTTTTCCTGCCGGAATGGAATTGTCAGATGATATAGACTGGGATTTCATATCACGGACTTTTGAGCTTTCGGGAGGATATATAAAAAACATAGTCTTATCGGCGGCTTTTCTTGCAGCAGAGGAAGGCAGCATAGTTTCGATGAAGCATATGGTAAATGCTGCAGTGGATGAGATGAAAAAGAACGGCATTGTAGTAGTGAGGGAGCTGCTGCAGGAATATGCCGATCTGCTGGAATGA
- a CDS encoding GNAT family N-acetyltransferase, giving the protein MGDSLHLVRVREGYENYYSYIPENLIYLLSDESNLAVSAVWQGKICGTAIAERFEDVIELRSIFVDPGYRNIGLGEYILKGLINTAREEGVIGVTAHYTEKSFPKHTSLLQRAGMNESRPSAGGYIIALGDIPPINISRLPFKAYAFDKCPENLIDNYRKMCSRGEFPDYVNVLKYREPLKNLSFLVADEKKIAGVLIAERSAAGLRLAGLYSPREYHGRGPSILLLSLALTEAQKQYPKETVITIDAISKGAIRLCEKLLPRESLIYKGTEFFSYMKLT; this is encoded by the coding sequence ATGGGTGATAGTCTTCATTTGGTAAGGGTAAGAGAAGGGTATGAGAATTATTATTCTTACATACCTGAAAACTTGATATATCTGCTTTCTGATGAAAGCAACCTTGCCGTATCGGCGGTCTGGCAGGGGAAAATCTGCGGAACGGCCATAGCTGAACGCTTTGAGGACGTTATCGAGCTTCGGAGCATATTTGTTGACCCCGGTTACAGGAATATCGGTCTTGGAGAATATATATTAAAGGGACTTATAAATACGGCAAGGGAAGAAGGGGTTATCGGTGTAACGGCCCATTATACGGAAAAGTCGTTTCCAAAGCATACAAGTCTCTTGCAGAGGGCTGGCATGAATGAGTCAAGACCTTCTGCGGGTGGATATATCATAGCACTTGGCGATATACCTCCTATCAATATCAGCAGACTTCCCTTCAAGGCATACGCATTTGATAAATGTCCGGAGAATTTGATAGATAATTACAGAAAGATGTGCTCAAGGGGAGAATTCCCTGATTATGTAAATGTTCTGAAATACAGGGAGCCATTGAAGAACCTGTCTTTTCTCGTGGCTGATGAAAAGAAGATAGCCGGTGTGCTGATCGCGGAAAGGTCAGCAGCGGGACTCAGGCTCGCCGGTCTTTATTCGCCCAGGGAATATCACGGGAGAGGACCTTCGATACTGCTTTTGAGCCTGGCATTGACAGAGGCACAGAAACAGTATCCAAAGGAAACTGTCATTACGATCGATGCCATATCCAAAGGAGCAATCAGATTATGTGAAAAGCTTCTTCCCAGAGAATCACTCATTTATAAGGGCACGGAATTTTTCAGTTACATGAAACTTACGTGA
- a CDS encoding SpoIIE family protein phosphatase: protein MGKKRKTRRGMIHLKLFLVFAAFTVTISLIFGVLILFFSTASIINQFIRTEGIITRNVALTMLEEYKDELLKPELFTLEQKKKITEYIKEVNGIAEGKAIAIYTVDRFDNPVLLCEVGYKDVKGNYQFGYSLSNNSYDIEIKKVGENGDPEIIFKCNSKEEIRYQGSIIGYCYAYSENIVYDNIISKVINVIVSTTGTVAGLAFFASLIVSHMIARPIGILTEQVAGFDISSPNDFFKKRIRTGDEIQVLQEVFIELASKLKWVTENKIAAAAENERELTQYSVYKNMKEGFMPKSFDLPPESFTKMGCMELITTKLNADGCNYFIREDGKIVFTLAGMDETGIMPTMHMAIIMAIIKSYINSAKSFEECISEINRQAYVNQNSYSSCRAFFGMIDNEENKLYFINCGARPALFTDRNRNLTHITGKIYDPLGFSENVNYKAEVMDIKDGDMIFVTNGKLEKSRNINGEIYDFERFSAVVEDYKNRDAGVEEILAKTEESIINFFKGSRLDSEVLMLGLSYMKPDKKKAVKRYPPTMDHSSKLQEFVMLQLKQNDIPPKVNALMKVILEELYSVFCHNTLGKEVVVTCEITEEKILIIEMESEVKNGKNAFDSSNFPGMTFIKRNVDDFNAEEIRNPKDNRSTTKIIMIKNL, encoded by the coding sequence ATGGGAAAAAAACGTAAAACAAGAAGAGGAATGATCCATTTAAAATTATTCCTGGTTTTTGCCGCTTTTACGGTTACGATAAGCCTGATTTTTGGGGTTCTGATTCTTTTCTTCTCTACGGCTTCCATAATTAACCAGTTTATAAGGACTGAGGGGATAATCACCAGAAATGTTGCCCTGACTATGCTTGAGGAATATAAAGACGAACTCTTAAAGCCTGAACTTTTTACATTGGAGCAGAAAAAAAAGATCACAGAATACATAAAAGAGGTCAATGGGATAGCCGAGGGCAAGGCAATAGCCATCTATACGGTTGACAGATTTGATAATCCGGTACTCTTATGTGAAGTCGGATATAAAGATGTGAAAGGAAATTATCAGTTTGGATACAGCCTGTCGAATAACAGTTACGATATTGAGATAAAAAAAGTAGGTGAAAACGGAGATCCGGAGATAATATTCAAATGTAATTCAAAAGAGGAGATCAGATATCAGGGCAGCATAATCGGTTATTGCTATGCTTATAGTGAGAATATAGTCTATGATAATATCATCTCGAAAGTGATCAACGTTATAGTATCTACAACCGGGACGGTTGCCGGACTTGCTTTTTTTGCCTCTCTTATCGTGAGTCATATGATAGCGCGGCCGATAGGAATATTGACAGAGCAGGTTGCCGGTTTTGATATCAGTTCCCCCAATGATTTTTTTAAGAAAAGGATCAGGACGGGGGATGAGATCCAGGTTCTGCAGGAGGTTTTCATAGAACTGGCATCCAAGTTAAAGTGGGTAACTGAAAACAAGATCGCAGCAGCTGCGGAGAATGAGAGGGAGCTTACACAATACAGTGTTTATAAGAACATGAAGGAAGGATTTATGCCTAAAAGCTTCGACCTTCCACCTGAATCATTTACAAAAATGGGATGCATGGAGCTGATCACAACAAAACTGAATGCAGACGGATGTAATTATTTCATAAGAGAAGACGGAAAGATCGTGTTCACGCTTGCCGGCATGGATGAGACAGGGATAATGCCGACGATGCATATGGCAATAATAATGGCTATTATAAAAAGCTATATAAATTCTGCCAAAAGCTTTGAAGAATGCATATCTGAGATCAACCGGCAGGCATATGTAAATCAAAACAGCTATTCTTCATGCAGGGCTTTTTTCGGTATGATAGACAATGAAGAAAACAAGCTTTATTTTATAAACTGTGGTGCACGGCCTGCACTGTTTACAGACCGTAACAGAAACCTGACCCATATTACGGGAAAGATATATGATCCCCTGGGATTTTCCGAAAATGTAAATTATAAGGCAGAAGTGATGGATATCAAGGACGGAGACATGATATTTGTCACGAACGGCAAGCTGGAGAAGAGCCGTAACATCAACGGAGAGATCTATGATTTTGAAAGATTTTCTGCCGTTGTCGAAGATTATAAAAACAGGGATGCAGGGGTTGAGGAAATCCTTGCGAAAACCGAGGAAAGCATAATTAATTTCTTTAAGGGCTCACGACTTGACAGCGAGGTTTTAATGCTGGGCTTATCTTATATGAAGCCGGATAAGAAAAAGGCTGTAAAAAGGTATCCTCCAACTATGGATCATTCATCAAAGCTTCAGGAATTTGTAATGCTGCAGCTGAAGCAGAACGATATCCCTCCGAAGGTAAATGCCCTGATGAAGGTGATCCTGGAAGAACTATACAGCGTTTTCTGCCATAATACACTTGGAAAAGAAGTAGTTGTTACATGTGAGATCACGGAAGAGAAAATACTGATAATTGAAATGGAATCAGAAGTCAAAAACGGCAAGAACGCTTTTGACAGCTCGAATTTCCCGGGGATGACATTTATAAAACGCAACGTTGACGACTTCAATGCAGAGGAGATCAGAAATCCTAAAGACAACAGGTCAACAACAAAGATCATCATGATAAAGAATCTATGA
- the pckA gene encoding phosphoenolpyruvate carboxykinase (ATP), producing the protein MANIDLTQYGITGTTEIVYNPSYEDLYKAEMDPSLEGYDKGVETELGAVNVMTGIYTGRSPKDKFIVMDENSKDTVWWTSDEYKNDNHPASEETWAAVKEIAKKELCNKKLYVVDAFCGANKDTRMAVRFIVEVAWQAHFIRNMFIKPTAEEEADFKPDFVVYNASKAKVENYKELGLNSETAVVFNITSREQVIINTWYGGEMKKGMFSMMNYYLPLKGIAAMHCSANTDMEGKNTAIFFGLSGTGKTTLSTDPKRLLIGDDEHGWDDNGVFNFEGGCYAKVINLDKESEPDIYNAIKRDALLENVTVDGNGKIDFADKSVTENTRVSYPIDHIKNIVLNVNPTSSGPAAENVIFLSADAFGVLPPVSILTPEQTQYYFLSGFTAKLAGTERGITEPTPTFSACFGQAFLELHPTKYGEELVKKMKKSGAKAYLVNTGWNGTGKRISIKDTRGIIDAILNGDVNKAPTKKIPIFDFEVPTELPGVDTGILDPRDTYADASEWETKAKDLAERFIKNFKKYEGNEAGKALVAAGPKL; encoded by the coding sequence ATGGCAAACATTGATTTAACTCAGTATGGCATTACCGGAACAACTGAGATTGTTTACAACCCTTCATACGAGGATCTCTACAAGGCAGAGATGGATCCGTCTCTTGAGGGTTATGATAAGGGCGTTGAGACTGAGCTTGGTGCAGTTAATGTAATGACAGGTATCTATACAGGTCGTTCTCCTAAGGATAAATTCATCGTTATGGATGAGAATTCAAAGGACACTGTATGGTGGACATCTGATGAGTATAAAAACGATAACCATCCTGCATCAGAGGAAACATGGGCTGCTGTTAAGGAAATAGCTAAGAAAGAGCTCTGCAATAAAAAGCTTTATGTTGTAGATGCATTCTGCGGTGCAAACAAGGATACACGTATGGCTGTACGTTTCATTGTAGAGGTTGCATGGCAGGCTCATTTCATCAGAAACATGTTTATCAAGCCTACAGCTGAGGAAGAGGCTGATTTCAAGCCTGATTTCGTTGTTTACAACGCTTCAAAGGCAAAGGTTGAGAATTATAAAGAGCTCGGGCTCAATTCCGAGACAGCTGTAGTATTCAATATTACAAGCCGTGAGCAGGTTATCATCAATACATGGTACGGCGGAGAAATGAAGAAGGGTATGTTCTCAATGATGAACTATTACCTTCCTCTCAAGGGCATCGCTGCTATGCACTGCTCTGCAAATACAGATATGGAAGGCAAGAACACAGCAATCTTCTTTGGCCTTTCAGGAACAGGTAAGACAACCCTTTCCACAGATCCTAAGAGACTTCTCATCGGTGATGATGAGCACGGCTGGGATGACAATGGAGTATTTAACTTTGAGGGCGGCTGCTACGCAAAGGTTATCAATCTTGATAAAGAGTCTGAGCCTGATATCTACAATGCGATCAAGAGAGATGCTCTTCTTGAGAACGTAACAGTTGACGGCAACGGAAAGATTGATTTCGCAGATAAGTCTGTAACGGAGAATACCCGTGTATCTTATCCTATAGATCACATTAAGAACATCGTTCTTAACGTTAATCCTACATCCTCAGGTCCGGCTGCTGAGAACGTTATATTCCTTTCAGCTGATGCATTTGGAGTACTTCCTCCTGTATCTATCCTTACACCTGAGCAGACACAGTACTATTTCCTTTCTGGCTTTACAGCAAAGCTTGCAGGTACAGAGAGAGGAATCACTGAGCCTACACCTACATTCTCAGCTTGCTTTGGTCAGGCATTCCTTGAGCTTCATCCTACAAAGTACGGCGAAGAGCTCGTTAAGAAGATGAAGAAGAGCGGTGCTAAGGCTTACCTCGTAAATACAGGCTGGAACGGCACAGGCAAGAGAATCTCCATCAAGGATACCCGTGGAATCATTGACGCTATCCTCAATGGTGATGTAAATAAGGCTCCTACAAAGAAGATCCCGATCTTCGACTTTGAGGTTCCTACAGAGCTTCCCGGCGTTGATACAGGAATCCTTGATCCTCGTGATACCTATGCTGATGCTTCTGAATGGGAGACAAAGGCAAAGGATCTTGCTGAGAGATTCATCAAGAACTTCAAGAAGTATGAAGGCAATGAAGCAGGTAAGGCACTTGTTGCTGCAGGCCCTAAGCTTTGA
- a CDS encoding 2-isopropylmalate synthase, protein MYNPEKYQIPYFMPKKPTYNWIKQDHITKAPIWCSVDLRDGNQALIEPMSLDEKLEFFRMLVEIGFKEIEIGFPAASDTEYRFARTLIENNMIPQDVTVQVLTQAREHIIKKTFEAVKGAPRAIVHLYNSTSVAQREQVFKKDKKEIKNIAVEGAKLLKTLADETNGDFLFEYSPESFPGTEVEYAIDVCNAVLDVWKPKKESKAIINIPTTVENAMPHVFATQVEAVSNSLKYRDAVTLSIHPHNDRGTGVATAEMAVLAGADRIEGTLFGNGERTGNVDIVTLAMNMFSHGTDSKLDFRNISRIGETYERLTRMRIYERQPYAGQLVFTAFSGSHQDAISKGFKWHDEHPDEPWSVPYLPVDPHDLGREYDGDVIRINSQSGKGGVSYILQHNFGMSIPKEMQEDVGYMIKGVSDKEHAELSPERVYHIFEDKYINNDGVFSIPACHFEQVDGILARVTINRGGKETMVAANGNGRLDAVSNAIKSFFNISYELSTYTEHALTTGSSSKACTYVGICCAGKRYWGVGIDEDIIKSSISALTVAVNQIDSIRETNLDKDQRITEIINFIQEKYLSVTLDDLSREFYLSKPYLSKYIKEKSGETFSENVQKIRLKKACTLLKNGNMKVEKVAENVGYPSVEHFNRQFKKRYGMTPVQYRNSSK, encoded by the coding sequence ATGTATAATCCGGAAAAGTATCAGATACCATATTTTATGCCGAAGAAGCCTACATATAACTGGATAAAGCAGGATCATATCACTAAAGCACCGATATGGTGCAGTGTTGATCTTCGTGATGGAAATCAGGCACTTATAGAGCCCATGAGCCTTGACGAGAAACTTGAGTTTTTCAGAATGCTGGTTGAGATCGGCTTTAAGGAGATCGAGATAGGTTTTCCGGCGGCTTCGGATACAGAATACAGGTTTGCGAGAACACTTATTGAAAACAACATGATCCCACAGGACGTGACTGTGCAGGTACTCACACAGGCAAGGGAACATATCATAAAAAAGACCTTTGAGGCGGTAAAGGGGGCTCCAAGGGCGATAGTACACCTGTATAATTCGACTTCTGTAGCCCAGAGGGAGCAGGTATTTAAGAAAGATAAGAAGGAGATAAAGAATATAGCAGTTGAGGGGGCAAAACTTCTGAAAACCCTTGCAGATGAAACAAATGGAGACTTTCTGTTTGAGTATTCTCCCGAAAGCTTCCCCGGAACAGAGGTAGAATATGCCATAGATGTCTGCAATGCAGTGCTTGATGTCTGGAAGCCGAAGAAGGAGAGCAAGGCTATCATAAATATTCCTACGACAGTTGAAAATGCCATGCCGCACGTATTTGCTACCCAGGTTGAGGCAGTAAGCAATTCCCTTAAATACCGTGATGCAGTAACACTTTCGATCCACCCTCATAATGACAGGGGAACCGGTGTTGCAACTGCAGAGATGGCAGTTCTTGCAGGTGCTGACAGGATCGAGGGAACACTTTTCGGAAACGGTGAGAGAACCGGTAACGTTGATATAGTCACACTTGCGATGAACATGTTCTCACATGGAACAGATTCAAAGCTCGATTTCAGAAATATCAGCAGGATCGGAGAGACTTACGAGAGACTTACGAGAATGAGGATCTACGAGAGACAGCCCTACGCAGGACAGCTCGTATTCACTGCTTTCTCAGGTTCACATCAGGATGCTATTTCAAAAGGATTTAAGTGGCATGACGAGCACCCGGATGAACCTTGGTCGGTACCTTATCTTCCTGTTGATCCTCACGATCTCGGAAGAGAGTATGACGGTGATGTTATCCGCATAAACAGCCAGTCCGGAAAGGGCGGTGTAAGCTATATCCTTCAGCACAATTTTGGAATGTCCATTCCGAAGGAAATGCAGGAAGATGTCGGATATATGATAAAGGGCGTATCGGACAAGGAGCATGCAGAGCTTTCACCCGAGAGAGTCTATCATATATTTGAGGATAAATATATAAATAACGATGGAGTATTTTCCATACCGGCCTGCCATTTTGAGCAGGTAGACGGAATCCTTGCCCGTGTGACAATAAACAGAGGCGGTAAGGAAACAATGGTGGCTGCTAACGGAAACGGACGTCTCGATGCCGTAAGTAATGCTATCAAGTCCTTCTTTAATATCAGCTATGAACTCTCGACTTACACAGAGCATGCATTGACAACGGGTTCATCCTCTAAGGCATGCACTTATGTAGGAATCTGCTGTGCAGGAAAGCGCTACTGGGGTGTTGGAATTGATGAAGATATCATTAAGTCATCCATCAGCGCACTTACGGTTGCAGTAAATCAGATCGACAGTATCAGAGAGACAAACCTTGATAAGGATCAGAGAATAACCGAGATCATTAATTTTATTCAGGAAAAATATCTTTCTGTAACACTTGATGATCTTTCAAGGGAATTCTATCTTTCAAAACCGTATCTTTCCAAATATATTAAGGAAAAGTCCGGCGAGACCTTCAGTGAAAATGTCCAGAAGATCAGGCTTAAAAAAGCCTGCACACTTCTCAAAAACGGAAATATGAAGGTTGAAAAGGTAGCAGAAAATGTCGGATACCCGAGCGTAGAACACTTTAATCGCCAGTTCAAAAAGCGTTACGGTATGACACCGGTACAATACAGAAATTCATCTAAATAA
- a CDS encoding chemotaxis protein, with protein sequence METNILLENGTNELEILEFKLDEDSYGINVAKIKEIITYQPVTPVPNSHPSIEGIFMPRDTMITAINLKNCLQRGSQEGGGLFIITNFNKLDIAFHVDSVVGIHRVSWGDIIKPDATVNTVESGVSTGIVKFDNRLVIILDFEKIVTDISPETGLKVTEVEDFGQRRRSDVPIVMAEDSALLNKLISDSLKKSGYTNLVNCVNGKEAWDFISQCRDEGTLDKKVGLVITDIEMPIMDGHHLTKLIKTDDTTKHVPVIIFSSLVNDEMRRKGEQLGADAQLSKPEIGNLVKEIDTLLDTKASQAG encoded by the coding sequence ATGGAAACTAATATTTTACTTGAGAACGGCACAAATGAGCTCGAAATATTGGAATTTAAGTTGGACGAAGATTCTTACGGCATAAATGTCGCTAAGATAAAGGAGATCATAACTTATCAGCCTGTGACTCCTGTGCCAAATTCACATCCGAGCATAGAAGGAATATTTATGCCGCGTGATACCATGATAACAGCTATTAACCTTAAGAACTGCCTGCAGCGCGGAAGCCAGGAAGGCGGAGGGCTTTTTATAATCACAAACTTTAATAAGCTCGACATTGCATTCCATGTTGATTCCGTAGTAGGTATTCACAGAGTATCCTGGGGCGATATCATTAAGCCTGATGCTACAGTGAATACGGTAGAAAGCGGAGTTTCAACAGGTATAGTCAAGTTTGACAACAGGCTGGTCATTATTCTTGACTTTGAGAAGATCGTAACAGATATAAGCCCTGAGACCGGACTCAAGGTTACAGAAGTTGAAGATTTCGGACAAAGAAGAAGAAGTGATGTACCTATCGTTATGGCAGAGGATTCTGCACTTCTTAATAAGCTTATCTCTGATTCGCTTAAGAAGTCCGGATATACAAATCTTGTTAACTGCGTTAACGGTAAAGAAGCCTGGGATTTCATCAGTCAGTGCAGAGACGAAGGTACGCTTGACAAGAAAGTGGGACTGGTCATCACTGATATTGAGATGCCTATCATGGATGGACATCATCTTACCAAGCTTATAAAAACAGACGATACTACCAAGCACGTTCCGGTAATTATTTTCTCATCCCTTGTGAATGATGAAATGAGAAGGAAAGGAGAGCAGTTAGGTGCAGATGCACAGCTCTCGAAACCGGAGATAGGAAATCTTGTAAAAGAGATTGACACACTTCTGGACACTAAGGCATCACAAGCCGGATAA
- the tnpA gene encoding IS200/IS605 family transposase, which produces MSEEQYHSASHCKYLIQYHIIWCPKFRFSVLKGNVEDTLRLILQKICNDYNYRIKALEVMPDHIHIFIDVPQTVAPCDVVRTLKSISAIELFRTFPQLKQFYARCGVLWSKGYFVSTVGHISEATVIRYIEEQKNHD; this is translated from the coding sequence ATGAGTGAGGAGCAATATCATAGTGCTTCGCATTGCAAATATCTGATACAGTACCACATTATATGGTGTCCTAAATTTAGATTTTCAGTATTAAAAGGTAATGTTGAAGATACACTCAGGCTGATACTTCAAAAAATCTGCAATGATTATAATTATCGTATTAAGGCACTTGAAGTAATGCCTGACCATATACATATTTTCATAGATGTCCCACAGACTGTTGCACCATGTGATGTTGTCAGAACTCTTAAAAGTATCAGTGCAATAGAACTATTCAGGACATTTCCGCAGCTTAAACAATTCTATGCAAGATGCGGCGTTTTGTGGTCGAAAGGATATTTTGTATCAACAGTAGGGCATATAAGCGAAGCTACGGTAATTAGATACATTGAGGAGCAGAAAAATCATGATTGA